One genomic region from Sciurus carolinensis chromosome 2, mSciCar1.2, whole genome shotgun sequence encodes:
- the Zbtb1 gene encoding LOW QUALITY PROTEIN: zinc finger and BTB domain-containing protein 1 (The sequence of the model RefSeq protein was modified relative to this genomic sequence to represent the inferred CDS: inserted 1 base in 1 codon): protein MAKPSHSSYVLQQLNNQREWGFLCDCCIAIDDIYFQAHKAVLAACSSYFRMFFMNHQHSTAQLNLSNMKISAECFDLILQFMYLGKIMTAPSSFEQFKVAMNYLQLYNVPDCLEDIQDADCSSSKCSSSASSKQNSKMIFGVRMYEDTVARNGSEASRWCAEPSSTVNTPHNREPDEESLQLGNFPEPLFDVCKKSSVSKLSAPKERVSRRFGRSFTCDSCGFGFSCEKLLDEHVLTCTNRHSYQNTRSYHRIVDIRDEKDSNIKAEFGEKDSSKTFSAQTDKFRGDTSQAPDDSASTTGSRKSSTVESEIANEEKSRAAERKRIIIKMEPEDIPTDELKDFNIIKVTDKDCNESTDNDELEDEPEEPFYRYYVEEDVSIKKSGRKTLKPRMSINADERVGLENMRPPNNSSPVQEDTENASCELCGLTITEEDLSSHYLAKHIENICACGKCGQILVKGRQLQEHAQRCGEPQDLTMNGLGNTEEKMDMEENPDEQSEIRDMFVEMLDDFRDSHYQLNSIXKKQLFKHSACPFRCPNCGQRFETENLVVEHMSSCLDQDMFKSAIMEENERDHRRKHFCNLCGKGFYQRCHLREHYTVHTKEKQFVCQTCGKQFLRERQLRLHNDMHKGMASGEIGPSKPLEK from the exons ATGGCAAAACCCAGCCACAGCAGCTACGTCCTTCAGCAGCTAAACAACCAAAGAGAATGGGGTTTTCTCTGTGACTGTTGTATTGCAATTGATGACATTTACTTTCAAGCCCACAAAGCAGTTCTAGCTGCCTGTAGCTCctattttagaatgtttttcaTGAACCATCAACATAGTACTGCACAACTGAATCTCAGCAATATGAAAATTAGTGCTGAGTGTTTTGATCTCATTTTGCAATTTATGTATTTAGGAAAAATTATGACAGCTCCCTCCAGTTTTGAGCAGTTTAAAGTGGCAATGAACTACCTGCAGCTATACAATGTTCCTGATTGCTTAGAAGATATACAAGATGCAGATTGTTCTAGTTCAAAATGTTCATCTTCTGCTTCCAGTAAACAGAACAGCAAAATGATATTTGGAGTAAGAATGTATGAAGACACTGTGGCTAGAAATGGCAGTGAAGCCAGTAGGTGGTGTGCAGAGCCAAGCTCAACAGTAAATACACCACATAATAGAGAGCCTGATGAAGAATCTTTACAATTAGGTAATTTTCCTGAACCACTATTTGATGTATGTAAAAAAAGTTCTGTGTCCAAATTATCTGCTCCAAAAGAACGTGTATCACGACGCTTTGGACGGAGTTTTACCTGTGACAGCTGTGGATTTGGCTTTAGTTGTGAAAAATTATTAGATGAGCATGTGTTGACCTGTACTAACAGACATTCATACCAAAACACAAGATCTTACCACCGAATAGTAgatattagagatgaaaaagacaGTAACATCAAAGCTGAATTTGGTGAAAAGGATTCTTCTAAAACATTTTCTGCGCAGACAGACAAATTTAGAGGAGACACCAGCCAGGCTCCTGATGATTCAGCTTCAACCACTGGAAGCAGAAAAAGTAGCACAGTGGAGTCTGAAATAGCCAATGAAGAAAAAAGCAGAGCTGCTGAGAGGAAAAGAATCATTATCAAGATGGAGCCTGAAGATATTCCTACAGATGAGCtgaaagactttaacattattaaagTTACTGATAAAGACTGTAATGAATCCACTGACAATGATGAATTGGAAGATGAACCTGAAGAGCCATTTTATAGATATTATGTTGAAGAAGATGTCAGCATTAAAAAAAGTGGTAGGAAAACTCTAAAACCCCGGATGTCAATAAATGCTGATGAAAGAGTTGGTTTAGAAAATATGAGACCCCCTAACAACAGCAGTCCAGTACAAGAGGATACTGAAAATGCATCTTGTGAGCTGTGTGGACTCACAATAACTGAGGAGGACCTGTCATCTCATTACTTAGCCAAACACATTGAAAATATCTGTGCATGTGGTAAATGTGGACAAATACTTGTCAAGGGTAGACAGCTTCAGGAACATGCCCAAAGATGTGGAGAACCCCAAGATCTGACAATGAATGGGTTAGGGAATACTGAGGAGAAAATGGACATGGAAGAAAATCCTGATGAGCAGTCTGAAATAAGAGATATGTTTGTTGAAATGTTGGATGATTTTAGGGACAGTCATTACCAGTTAAACAGTA CAAAAAAGCAGTTATTTAAGCATTCTGCCTGTCCTTTTCGATGTCCTAACTGTGGCCAGCGTTTTGAAACTGAAAATCTAGTAGTTGAACATATGTCTAGCTGCCTAGACCAAGATATGTTTAAGAGCGCCatcatggaagaaaatgaaagagatcaCAGACGAAAGCATTTTTGTAATCTGTGTGGAAAAGGATTTTATCAGCGGTGTCATTTAAGAGAACACTATACTGTTCATACTAAGGAAAAACAGTTTGTTTGTCAGACATGTGGGAAGCAGTTTTTAAGAGAACGTCAGTTGCGTCTGCACAATGATATGCACAAAGGCATGGCCAG